Proteins encoded in a region of the Paenibacillus wynnii genome:
- a CDS encoding glycosyltransferase encodes MRKKLLFIMPGLSSGGGERSLVNLLSQVDYEMYEVDLFLLNHDGLFMEFIPKHVHLLPLPDKYQQFTLALWKSMSQLLLKGEVGLAYHRFMFALKNRLFRSTALREQYSWKHMSVFFESLAQPYDTVVGFMEKTSIYFSVDKVQANTKVGWIHIDYDQLGMDPNFDVSYFKQLDHIVTVSEECADILKNRFPHQREKISVIHNIVSPKVIRQLAEQSKNETAATKDEEISILSIGRLHTQKAFELAIEACRKLVDKGYPVHWAIIGEGEERQKLSDLIQASGLENHFTLLGLKSNPYPYLKKADLYVQTSRFEGKSIAIDEAKILSKPIVVTRFSTAKDQIEDGVDGLIVDMNAEAVAAGIEKLIQDKALRARITDRLAQSSLGTEEEIHKFYKLLV; translated from the coding sequence ATGAGAAAAAAACTGCTGTTTATTATGCCCGGGTTAAGCTCCGGCGGTGGTGAGCGAAGCTTGGTTAATCTGCTGAGTCAGGTTGATTATGAAATGTATGAGGTGGATTTGTTTCTATTAAACCATGATGGGCTTTTTATGGAGTTTATTCCGAAGCATGTCCATTTGCTGCCTTTGCCGGATAAGTATCAGCAGTTCACCCTGGCGTTGTGGAAGTCTATGTCACAATTGCTTTTGAAGGGCGAGGTTGGCCTTGCCTACCATAGGTTTATGTTTGCACTGAAAAATAGGCTGTTCAGATCGACTGCTCTCAGAGAACAGTATAGCTGGAAGCATATGTCCGTCTTTTTTGAATCTTTGGCACAGCCTTATGATACTGTGGTTGGGTTTATGGAGAAAACATCTATTTACTTTAGTGTCGATAAGGTACAAGCAAATACAAAGGTTGGATGGATTCACATTGATTATGACCAGTTGGGAATGGATCCTAACTTCGATGTTTCGTATTTCAAGCAGCTGGATCATATTGTTACCGTCTCAGAAGAGTGTGCTGACATATTAAAGAACCGTTTTCCGCATCAGCGTGAGAAAATCAGTGTCATTCATAATATTGTTTCTCCAAAGGTTATTAGACAGCTAGCTGAACAGAGTAAAAATGAGACTGCGGCTACCAAGGATGAGGAAATCTCCATATTATCCATCGGACGGTTGCATACCCAAAAGGCATTTGAACTGGCGATTGAAGCCTGTCGGAAGCTTGTAGATAAAGGATATCCTGTTCATTGGGCCATTATTGGGGAAGGGGAGGAAAGACAGAAATTATCAGACTTGATCCAAGCCAGTGGACTGGAGAATCATTTTACACTGCTCGGACTGAAGTCTAATCCGTATCCCTATCTGAAGAAGGCGGATCTTTATGTTCAAACCTCCAGATTTGAAGGGAAATCAATTGCGATCGATGAAGCGAAAATATTGAGTAAACCCATTGTTGTAACCCGCTTCAGCACAGCCAAGGATCAGATTGAGGACGGTGTGGATGGCTTGATTGTCGATATGAATGCAGAGGCTGTTGCAGCAGGCATTGAGAAGTTGATTCAGGATAAAGCACTTAGAGCCAGAATCACCGATAGATTGGCACAATCGTCACTGGGTACCGAAGAGGAAATCCATAAGTTCTACAAATTGCTGGTATAG
- a CDS encoding polysaccharide pyruvyl transferase family protein, which translates to MRIMMFAHGGSLNRGCEAIVRSSTGIIKEGIGGAKVFLLSDRPDTDRIIGTLDHIYDGSAIPISKYSPQWLMSLLRVRLFKDEKYALGQIHHNVIKRIGLADVCMSIGGDNYCYGEQPGWYEINRRIKKKGKKLVLWGCSIGEEDITPRKLEDLKLFDLILARETLTYNMLKNKGLTNVRLVADPAFTMEKIELALPIGWQEGNTIGLNFSPLVMNRNQQSKGAIRELISHILRTTDMTIALTPHVIEDGNNDFDVLNGYYREFKHTGRVILLPGNLTAVQYKGYIARMRFFIGARTHATIAAYSNLVPTIVLGYSVKSKGIATDLFGEEKLVLGIEEISSGELLASKFEEMVREEQEIRDRLKQAIPQIKQMSYQAVEYLRELA; encoded by the coding sequence GTGAGAATCATGATGTTCGCTCATGGAGGCAGCTTGAATAGGGGATGCGAGGCCATTGTCCGCTCCTCTACAGGAATTATCAAAGAGGGAATAGGTGGAGCTAAGGTCTTCTTGTTATCCGATAGACCGGATACGGATCGAATCATCGGCACACTTGATCATATCTATGACGGTTCTGCAATACCTATCTCCAAATATTCACCCCAATGGTTGATGTCATTGCTAAGAGTAAGGCTGTTCAAGGATGAGAAATATGCTCTCGGTCAAATTCATCACAACGTCATAAAACGTATTGGACTGGCTGATGTCTGTATGTCAATTGGGGGAGACAACTACTGTTACGGTGAGCAGCCGGGCTGGTACGAAATCAATCGAAGAATTAAGAAAAAAGGGAAAAAGCTGGTGCTATGGGGCTGCTCCATCGGTGAGGAAGATATTACCCCCCGTAAATTGGAGGATTTGAAGCTCTTTGACCTCATTCTGGCCCGGGAGACCTTGACCTATAACATGCTTAAGAATAAGGGACTTACGAATGTAAGATTAGTAGCCGATCCGGCATTTACCATGGAAAAGATAGAGTTAGCTCTTCCTATAGGGTGGCAGGAGGGGAATACCATCGGCCTTAATTTCAGTCCTTTGGTTATGAACCGAAATCAACAATCCAAGGGGGCGATTCGGGAACTGATCAGCCATATACTGCGAACTACGGATATGACGATTGCCCTGACTCCTCACGTCATTGAAGATGGCAACAATGACTTTGATGTTCTGAATGGATATTATCGGGAGTTCAAGCATACAGGTCGTGTAATTCTGCTGCCGGGCAACCTTACGGCTGTGCAATACAAGGGCTATATTGCTAGAATGAGGTTTTTCATAGGCGCAAGAACTCATGCGACGATTGCTGCGTATTCCAATCTGGTTCCCACTATAGTGCTGGGATACAGCGTGAAATCAAAGGGAATCGCCACAGATCTGTTCGGTGAGGAGAAGCTGGTGCTTGGTATCGAGGAAATCTCTTCGGGTGAACTTTTGGCCTCTAAATTTGAGGAAATGGTGCGGGAAGAGCAAGAGATCCGAGACAGACTGAAGCAGGCCATACCGCAGATCAAACAAATGTCTTATCAAGCAGTGGAATACTTAAGAGAATTGGCATGA